From a region of the Nitrospirota bacterium genome:
- a CDS encoding type II restriction endonuclease, producing the protein MTTFELGSQTAKGGFANEQAICEKFNNWKNDNEAQQWLKIMGYNLKQINSVKAIHIPTRFKKTDIERLKLQDTDFESLLRFKKAADVQIRIIITIGKIIKVENLSLKKANSDANFNQVDKRWVSSYQEIWGFDNEIAFRLRLFTGELTPKDYPDIRGDRQLRDRRRLFLDELPEYLRNKIINFFTENKILVVSDILKGRGGLSVNWMLVTRYNKADGTTRWTLKDINTAMNFFGYGDVRISPKNFFGYGDVRISPKGSLYLGKITIMRKGGTPDPTKLQFKIKPCDLFDLE; encoded by the coding sequence ATGACAACTTTTGAGCTTGGTTCACAGACTGCAAAAGGTGGTTTTGCGAATGAGCAGGCTATTTGTGAAAAATTTAACAATTGGAAAAATGACAACGAGGCACAACAGTGGCTTAAAATTATGGGATATAACCTTAAGCAGATTAATTCTGTAAAAGCGATTCATATCCCAACAAGATTTAAAAAAACCGACATAGAGCGATTGAAGCTACAGGATACCGATTTTGAAAGTCTGTTGCGGTTTAAAAAGGCGGCGGATGTTCAAATAAGAATCATAATTACCATTGGCAAAATAATTAAGGTAGAAAATCTATCCCTTAAGAAAGCAAATTCAGATGCGAATTTTAATCAGGTAGATAAAAGATGGGTAAGTTCATATCAGGAGATATGGGGATTTGATAACGAGATAGCTTTTCGATTAAGGCTTTTTACAGGAGAACTTACCCCAAAGGATTATCCAGATATTAGAGGGGACAGACAACTAAGGGATAGGCGTAGATTGTTTCTCGATGAGCTTCCTGAATATCTAAGGAACAAAATTATTAACTTCTTTACAGAAAATAAAATCCTTGTAGTTAGTGATATTCTTAAAGGGCGGGGTGGGTTATCAGTCAATTGGATGCTGGTCACAAGATATAACAAGGCAGATGGCACTACAAGATGGACACTTAAAGATATAAATACAGCTATGAATTTTTTTGGATATGGAGATGTTAGAATATCACCAAAGAATTTTTTTGGATATGGAGATGTTAGAATATCACCAAAGGGAAGCCTGTACTTAGGGAAGATTACTATAATGAGAAAGGGTGGCACACCTGACCCAACAAAATTACAATTTAAAATAAAACCATGTGATTTATTTGATTTGGAATAA
- the aroF gene encoding 3-deoxy-7-phosphoheptulonate synthase, with product MDIIVLKPDATDANIKHIVKRLASRGLKANISKGTERVIIGVIGDTAKVTEEEEDAIRVMDGVEEVMRILKPYKLASRDFKKTPTTIKVKDKVIGGKRLCVIAGPCAVESRTRMLDIAVKVKQAGANFIRGGAYKPRTSPYSFQGLGVEGLRYLKEASKKTGLPVVTEIMDPRDMDVIERYADVIQIGTRNMQNFRLLLEVGLSRKPVLLKRGLSATIKEWLMSAEYIMSGGNHNVILCERGIRTFETATRNTLDISAIPVLKQITHLPVIVDPSHGVGKWDLVMPMSKASIAAGADGLLIEVHTNPEEALSDGEQSLKPDVFKKLMAELKPIAKAVGREI from the coding sequence ATGGACATAATAGTTTTAAAGCCCGATGCCACTGATGCAAATATCAAACACATCGTAAAAAGGCTCGCATCGAGGGGGCTTAAGGCAAATATCTCAAAGGGCACTGAAAGGGTAATCATAGGAGTCATAGGAGACACTGCAAAGGTTACAGAGGAGGAAGAGGATGCAATAAGGGTTATGGATGGAGTCGAGGAGGTAATGAGAATCCTCAAGCCATATAAGCTTGCAAGCAGGGATTTTAAAAAGACTCCCACGACTATAAAGGTTAAGGATAAGGTTATTGGAGGAAAGAGACTTTGCGTTATAGCAGGCCCATGTGCAGTGGAAAGCAGGACAAGGATGCTGGACATTGCAGTTAAGGTTAAGCAGGCAGGTGCAAATTTTATAAGGGGAGGTGCTTATAAGCCGAGGACTTCGCCTTATTCCTTTCAGGGTCTTGGAGTGGAAGGTCTTAGATACCTCAAGGAGGCAAGTAAAAAAACAGGACTGCCTGTTGTCACGGAGATTATGGACCCAAGAGACATGGATGTCATCGAAAGGTATGCCGATGTCATACAGATAGGGACAAGGAATATGCAGAACTTCAGATTGCTCCTCGAGGTGGGCTTAAGCAGAAAACCTGTGCTTCTGAAAAGGGGTCTTTCTGCAACCATTAAAGAGTGGCTTATGTCCGCAGAATACATAATGTCAGGAGGAAATCATAATGTCATTCTCTGCGAAAGAGGCATAAGAACATTTGAGACTGCAACGAGAAACACGCTCGATATAAGTGCTATCCCTGTTCTTAAACAGATCACACACCTTCCGGTTATTGTTGACCCAAGCCACGGAGTTGGAAAATGGGACTTAGTCATGCCAATGTCAAAGGCATCTATTGCCGCAGGTGCAGACGGACTTCTTATCGAGGTCCACACAAACCCCGAGGAGGCACTTTCGGATGGAGAGCAGTCCCTTAAGCCCGATGTGTTCAAGAAGCTCATGGCAGAGCTTAAACCTATTGCAAAGGCAGTGGGAAGGGAGATATAG